The Chroicocephalus ridibundus chromosome Z, bChrRid1.1, whole genome shotgun sequence sequence AAACGAAACTGGAATAATCTGAGAAGCTATATTTAAGTTTTAAGGCCAGTCCTTCCGAAACTCTCTCCTACAAAATGTCGGTATTGCATTTCACTCGAAACACGTATCTGTTGCCGTCCTCCGACATGTTTAGTTTCCTGCGCACCTTGGCGCAGCAGGGATTTAGCCCATGCACTGAACGCACTGCCGGGTGCGCGGGGGGGAACGCAGGTTAGAAAACGGCGAGCCGAAGGGGGAGGGCTCCCGGGCATTTTAGTGCTGCACTGTGCAGGGAAGTCGGGCTAAAGGTGCGTTTTTCAGTCTCTCCGGGGGGCAAGGGAAGCCGGGCGCCGCACTGTGGGGAGGGTAGTTTCCGTGCACACCAGCGTCCCTTTGTTAAGGACCCCCTGGAAAAGCGTCCCCGGTGAGAGCGGGACGGCGGCAGCCCCCCGGGAGCCGCTCCACCGGCACGGCTCCGCGCTGGCCGTTGCAAAGCGGCCCGGGACTTGCCCTCGGCTCCTGCGCGGGGGTGCGGCGGGAGAAGGGCGAGCCCCTTCCCCCGGTGCCTCTGCCCCGCTGCCGGCTCCTGTCGCGGAGCAGCTCCGGCGCGGTCCAGTCCCGCACTCCCCCGTTCCCGACGGGGGTCCCGCACCCCTCTgacccacctcctctccttcccgcGGGCGATCCCCCGCTCCCGCGGGGCCGAACGAGAGATCCCGGCCGGTGCTTGGGCGGCGCTGACGCTGTCTCTCCCCGCAGGTGATGATGCTGGGCAGCCCGCGGGTGgccgagctgctgctgcagcgcgGAGGCGACCCCAACCGCCCCGACCCGCGCACCGGCTGCCTCCCGGCCCACGACGCGGCCCGCGCCGGCTTCCTGGAGACGCTGGCGGCCCTGCACCGCGCCGGGGCCCGCCTCGACCTGCCCGACGGCCGCGGCCGCCTCCCCCTCGACGTGGCGGCGGGGGGCCCGCACGGACCGGTGGCCCGGTACCTGCGACATCCGCCGCCCCGCGCCTAGCCTCCTCCGgggccgcccccctcccctaatTTATTGCCTCGTTAGACGCGAAGTCGAGCAGCACTCACGTGTTGTGAATAGTCCCCGGGGTCGCCTCTCCCTGCTCGGATGCATGAAGGACCGGTGGGGTACGCATGGTTTTGTACGCTGTATTTTGCACGTTTCTGTATGTTATCCTGCACTTGAAATTGCACGCCCCTCCACGTTCTgtcccccttccaccccccccgttttgtttttttttttccacacgaGAGTCCAAACActgtgaagagaaataaatatgaaggaaaaCCCCCGCGCAGAGATGGcacaataaacaaataaaccctTCGTGTTTTGACAGGACGGCGTCTGGGCTTTCTGTTTACCCTCCTCCCCGGGTCCCCCCGCTCGcgcttcccagccctccccatcTGAAGGGGACGGAGGAGGCTCCGGGCTCTCCCGGTGCCGAGCCGGCTGTTCCCCATTTGGTTGGAGGCTCCGGCTAAATCGCACTCAAGGGGCGCCGGAGCCGATCTCTGCCTCACCCTAGCAACACCGGCCGGGACAGCGGGGAATTGAGGCTTCCTGATGCCATTGCGGCTTTGGCAAATACCTTCGTACAACTACGTACGGTGCTGTGCATGTCTGTACATGGGCCCGGGGCGCATCCGTGGTTCTTCTCATGAATGTTGTAAACATGGGAcctggaaggagaaaataaagagcGAATTGTGTCTCTGCAAGCCCGATACCGCCCTCGCTTGAAGTGATAGGTGTTTTACCAACTTGCAGGTGACCTTCCCTGAGTTACTGCGAGTTTAACAGGATTTTGAAGAAATCATGACGGTTGCAAAACGAAGGCGGCGTGGaactaaaaaaagtaaaaaccgTACGTCCGAGCTTGGCCCCAGGGTTCCCCAAGCTGCTGGAAGGGTGGTGCGTTTGGTAAAGAAGCAAACAAGCCGCTGTAATAAGAAGTGGCTGTAACGACCGTGCggctggaggaggagcggggGCGGAGGGTAGATTAATTACCTGGGAGGTGATGATCCATCTTTCACTGGCCGACCCGGCGCGGGGAAGCTGGGAGACCTTGCCTCCCTCTCGGACCCTACGCCGGGCAGTGCTCGCTCGTCCCGCCCGTTGAggacagagaaggggaaggatgGCGGGGCAGCGGGAGAACGCTCGTACACTTCCCCAGAGCGAATCCTGGGCGCGCTGCAGAGCTGCCTCTAGACAATTACAGGGGAGAAAAAGGTTCTCTTCGTGTTGCATTCCTACCGAGTGTCCAACTCCTAGTTATTTCATACAtaggcattaaaaataatatatatgcttttatataaCCTATTGGATGACGTAATTTATCACAACACAGTTTCATACAAAGCGTGCTTTATAATTACTTTGCATAAGTTGGCACGCTATTAATATGTAGTTATGCCGTTTATGTGCGTTAAACATCTATGTAACACCtatattaaaatatgcataatATGCGTACATATAAAAACATTATGATTATGTATAAAGCCTACGTATTTgcttattaattatttttatatgcttatGTTTAATTATAACTACAttatatgcatataaaatatGTACAAAGCCTCACATTATATTTAGTCTATGTTCATGCTTGTTTATTATAAGAACGcctagaatatatattttatacatatctttaagtagaaaatatataaaattagaaTGTGCGGTCATAACACCTTATGAAATTGTGCCGTGTTCTGTCTTAGCGCACAGGATAGCCGTAAGATAGCCAAGGACAGCACTGGGAACAACAGCAGTCAAGAGCCTGCATCCTATGCCTGATGGAACTGGCATGGAGCCAGGACCAGACATAGAGATAGGGCAAGGCTAGAACCCGACCACTCTCTTTACAGAAAAGTAAGGGTCTAATAATCCACGCTTCCAACCCTAGTTAGACcagtattcttatttttaaaaagtcggTTTCTCCACGAACTGgaattctatttaaaatttttagtATCTCCCTTACGGCTTAtgaaacaacaataataacaactgTAATAACAAAAATACTAACAACTATAATAACAGCAATAATGCTAACAAACAGCCCTGCTAACAAACAGCCCTGCTAACAAACAGCCCTGCTAACAGCAATAATAACAACGCATAAAATCGGCAGGGAAATAACAGACTTTTCTAGGCTGGCCGCACCAAAAGAACAGAATATGCCCTCAAAACCCAGCAGGGCTAAATGCCGAATGGCTATATAAATGTGCCTGACGCCGCAGGTGCGGAGCCCCTGCCCGGGCCAGGCCCATGGCGGGGGGTACTCACCCCACGGGAGAGTGGGGGTCCCCGGCACCATCCCGCTCGGCTGCGGAAGCTTCCACCGGCACCTTTCCTTCCGGCAGCGGCATCGGCTCCAGGTCTTGGAGTCCTCCCTGGGAAGAAAAATAGTGATTGTtagcagcaagcagcagcaggagcagcaataCACATTTCGAGAAAGCCCGAAAAGCGTTAAAGTTTAACGTGGCAGACAACCCgcgcttttcatttttaatatcgTAGCTGTAATTGAggacgtgcgcacacacacatacacgacCTGGGCGCCCTGGGCACGGCGAGATGCTCCTGTGGCCCGGCTCGGCCATGCATTCAGCGTTGGTGGGTATTTGGTTTCTATTGCCACAACTGTCAGCTCATCCTCCCACCGCCTCCCCGGCACCTGCACCGTACACCCGGGCAGGCGTTCATTTCGCTCTCTTTTGCCTTGCCTGTGGCGGACGAGTCGCCacgggagggggaaaggaaaggaagaggagctggggagggtagggtggataaaaataaataaataaataaaataaataaataaagcatccCTCGAAGAACTGTTTTAATTTCGAAATGGCTGTTTTCACTCACTCATTTCCCAGGCTTGAAATCGGACTCAGTCCAGGAGAAAACATTACAGGCTCTTCTTCATTAGCGCCGCTGTTAGGGTTTTACTCTGTGCCCAGGCAGAAGAAGGAAACTTCTATCGACATCGGCGTTACTACTGTTTGTCCAGCCGAGAGAAGGAGGTGTTTGTTACGGGGGGGGGCTGTTGCATAAGCATATATTCACCAGCCCGCCCCGGGACTCCCCGCCACCCACCCCCGGAGCCTTCCCTGCCGGCTCCTTGCAGTCCCTGCGCATCCCCGGTTCCGCGCCCAGCCGTGCCGGGCCCCGCCGCAccgggggagggagaagatgcGCCCGCAGGACTGACACCTTCCCTGCCCGTCACTCTTCCCCGCGCCTCGCACGGAGGTACCCCGCAGCCTGGGAGGGGGGGTGCGCCGACAGAGGGGCTCCCGGCGAGGTGGGGGGAAGCGGGACCCCCACTCCCCCCGCCACACAGAGATGCTCTGCCGGGCGGCGGGCCTCACTCAGCACCGTCTGTCGGGGGGCTCGGAGCCCCTCCGGCCGGGAGGGAGCCAGAGACGGCCCgtcggggcgggggagggggcgccGGCAGGTTGCTCCGGGCTTTTCAGcacttctctgctgcttcccccccacacccccccgctcCAAAATCTCACCCTTCAAACCGAAAACAAAGCGGTCCGGCAACTCGGAGCACGGCCGGGGAGAGGGTCGGGGGTAAGAAAGAGTTAATTACCCGTTTCGGTTACCGGCGGGGGGAGAGGAgatccgctttttttttttttttcgctccgCTACGCAACGGCCCCGCGTCGCGTTCAAATGACCATGTGACAAGGAAATAGCTGCTCGCCCGGGCCAATACTGGCCTGCGCTTTTAAAGCGGCAGGGATCCGCTAGCCGCCTCCCCTACAGGGTACCAACGCCGCCCCCGGGGGGACGGGCAGGGGTCGCGGTGCGCCGGGCTGCCGTAGCCCTCGCCCCGCCGAGGGGCTTCCGAAGGGAGCGGCGTCCAAAACCAAcggaacaacaagaaaaaaaaaaagaccaacaacaaaataacacacacacacaccccccaaccgGAGCGGGAGGCGGCGTGTTTggaggggacagccctgggggggggagggcaagGACATGTCGTCAAGGCTTTATTTGAAAGCAGGGGAGCGCCCTGCGATTGGCCGCCCTTCACGCCCGTTTGGTGGTGGTGCTCCTCGGGGCCACccggtgggaggggagaggagccggcggcctcccccgtccccatcccccgccgccccgtcctCCTTCGCCCGCTTTCGAGGCGGGAGCCATCATCATGGGAGGCGTttaagggcagaggaggaggggggagaagaaggggggggagggagggaggtgaggcGAAATGGGGAGTAGAAATTAGTCAAacggaaaacaacaaaaaaaaaaaaacaaaccaaaaaaaagaagaagaaaaaaaaaaagaaaaaaatcctctccaaTGAATGGAGGGTGAGGGGGCCGATTCACCGGTGGGGCCCTGCCGGGGAGGTATTTCTACCTCGGCACACCGAGGGCTCCCCCGCACCCATGCCCCCCCGGATAAGGTGCACCGTCCGCTTCGGGCGCTCCCGCAgccggcggcgggcccgggcgcTGGGCTGGCGCAtcctccgccgcctcctcggGGCGCtgggccggcggccgccgccgcgcctggctctgctgctggtccTGCGGCGGAGGCGCCGcgggagcccccggcccaggtaGGGAGGGCCCCCACACCGGGGACCGGGGCTGCTctggggttgggggaggggggggagtgcGGCGGAGGTCGGGGGCCGGGAGCGGGAGGCGGTGGCGGCAGTGGTCGCCCCGCGCAGTATCGGGtgcccgccgctgcccgcggTGGCCCGGCCGCGTCCGTGCAGCGCCGCGGAGCCCCCTCCGCGCCACATGCTCAGATTGCACCGGGAACACGTGAGGTTTGCACAGGCGTGGgggttatttttgttattttttccctattttttttaacGCAATAGAAAACGACAGGTTCTTGAAAAGTTACTGTGACTTATTTCTGCCTTTGCTCTCTCcgcgtccgtcccccccccccacccccaccccggagaagtttttcatttctttttctcccgggctaatttagaagaaataaacCCACCAGCCCCATCAACATTTGCAGACGGTTCCTTGCGAACAAGGAACATAATGCTCTGAAGAGAGAAAATGGCCACTGTTTCGTGTGTATTGCTTTCCACTGTTGTAAATGACAGCGAAATACAGTGGCCTGTTTTGCCTTCCCTTACTGTTATATAAATATGCGCAATAAGGGTCAGAGCAGCCGAGCAGAGTCAGAAAGAGTAATTAAAATACACACGTGTAAAGGAGCATGAGAGGCATTTTTAGAGACTTTTTCCTGATTGCACAATGCAAAATCGTATTGTTGTGGATCTGCACGGCGCGGCTTAGGCCTCGATCATTACACATAAttaaacatttaatgaaaaataaagcgaATATTAATTTTGATGGGTATTCGAGCATTGCTCCACAAAATTCTCGTAGAAGGTCATTAGAGGGTTCCACAACCTCCCCTATCCAGAGCACAGACTGAAGAAGGACAGAtgtagaagagaaggaaatagaaatatttgcctgaaaatacctacaaaaatagagattatatatttttgtgtatatataaatatacgtAAAAAAAATTAACCCTTCAACTATAGGACTCGAGGTGTGGAGATAAAGAAATTCACAGTTTGCCTGCACTAGTCTCTGGTTGGATCACTTTTAGCGCCTTTCGAATATCAATTGTGGGGagatacacacatacatacacttgtgtttatatatatatgtata is a genomic window containing:
- the LOC134508465 gene encoding cyclin-dependent kinase 4 inhibitor B-like; the encoded protein is MARRAGSTAADELANAAARGDLQRLRELLDGGADPNAVNSYGRTPIQVMMLGSPRVAELLLQRGGDPNRPDPRTGCLPAHDAARAGFLETLAALHRAGARLDLPDGRGRLPLDVAAGGPHGPVARYLRHPPPRA